The DNA segment GTCGTCCCGTCAAGCAGCCCGTCGACATCGAGGCCGGTCTCGGCCGCGATGTCCTCCACCGCACGCAGAAACCCGATCGAGAGGTCGTGGTGCGTGGTGAGGGCCTTGGCGGTGCGGATGTGACCGTCCTCGGCCGTGGCGAGGCAGTCGGTGAACGTCCCTCCGATGTCGACGTTGATCTCCATCAGCGTGCCTGCCCTTCGCGGATCTCGGATGCCCTCGCCAGCAGGGCATCCACGTCGATCTCGATGTCGTAGGCCAACGGGTGCCCCGGTGGCAGGTATTCGGTCTCCACCTGAGCGGCACAGCCGGGGCAGTAGTACTCCACGATCCGGCACCAGGCGGGGTCTGGCGCGAAATCGTGCTCGCCTTCGAACCGTCCTGGGTGGATTTCCCTCGGGTTCCTGTCGTTGAGCAGGAGCCCGCGCTTGTAGTTCTCCCTCGCCGGGCCGATGGCATGCCCGCAACGCTCGCAATGCCAGGTCTCGGTCTCGGGGTCGATCTCAAGGTATTCCGTGACCCGGAGGCGTCGATCACTCATCAGATACTCCTTGTCGGGGCGGTCAGCCGCAGTGCGCCGTTGTCGTCGAGCGCAACCGTCCAACCGGGTGGCACGGTGCAGGTCGTCGCAGAGGACTCGACGAGCGCGGGACCGGACACCGGATCACCGGTGCGCAACGCCGTCCGGTCGAGCACCGCGGTCGGCAGTTCACCGTGACCGGGCCAGCGGACAGGGCTCGTCGTGCCGGACGCCCCGCCGCGCGCACCGGCGTCGGGCTGGGCCAGTCCCACGTGCGGAAGGGCGTAGGTCGCCTCTACCGCCGTCCATTCGACGCCGTCGCGCCGGAACGCGGTCACCTCAAGCGTGACGTCCTGGCTCTGGATGCCCTCGCCGCGCATGTCCCGCAGCGCCCTCGCGGTCAGCGT comes from the Prauserella marina genome and includes:
- a CDS encoding acetone carboxylase subunit gamma, encoding MSDRRLRVTEYLEIDPETETWHCERCGHAIGPARENYKRGLLLNDRNPREIHPGRFEGEHDFAPDPAWCRIVEYYCPGCAAQVETEYLPPGHPLAYDIEIDVDALLARASEIREGQAR